Proteins from one Bradyrhizobium roseum genomic window:
- the katG gene encoding catalase/peroxidase HPI, which translates to MDDQAKCPFTGSRGRGNRDWWPDALDVSVLHRNSTLSDPMGGAFDYAKEFKTLDLNAVIKDLTALMTESQEWWPADFGHYGGLMVRMAWHSAGTYRITDGRGGAGAGQQRFAPLNSWPDNANLDKARRLLWPIKQKYGRKISWADLMILAGNVALESMDFKTFGFAGGRVDVWEPEELFWGPEGTWLGDERYSGERQLAEPLGAVQMGLIYVNPEGPNGNPDPLAAAKDIRETFLRMAMNDEETVALIAGGHTFGKTHGAGDPSLVGPDPESGAIEDQGLGWKSKHGTGMGAHAITGGPEVTWTQTPTKWSNFFFKNLFENEWELTKSPAGAKQWQAKGAEATIPDAFDTSKKHVPTMLTTDLSLRFDPAYEKISRRFYENPDQFADAFARAWFKLTHRDMGPVARYLGPLVPKETLIWQDPIPAVDHELIGEQDIEALKAKILASGLSVSQLVSAAWASASTFRGSDKRGGANGARIRLSPQKDWEVNQPAELKTVLQKLEAIQKESGKKVSMADLIVLGGCAAVEKAAKDAGLDVKVPFTPGRGDASQDQTDVESFAPLEPRADGFRNYINSKKHQFMKPEEALVDRAQLLRLTGPEMTVLVGGLRVLGANAGNFKQGVLTTRPETLTNDFFVNLLDMSTQWQPAGSDGTYEGRDRKTNAVKWTATRVDLIFGSHSQLRAFAEVYGCADSKEKFARDFVAAWTKVMNLDRFDIA; encoded by the coding sequence ATGGATGACCAAGCAAAATGCCCGTTCACGGGCTCGCGCGGACGCGGCAATCGCGACTGGTGGCCGGACGCGCTGGATGTCTCGGTGCTCCACCGCAACTCGACCTTGTCCGATCCGATGGGCGGGGCGTTCGACTACGCCAAGGAATTCAAGACGCTCGATCTCAATGCCGTGATCAAGGACCTGACGGCGCTGATGACGGAATCGCAGGAATGGTGGCCGGCCGATTTCGGTCACTATGGCGGCCTGATGGTCCGCATGGCGTGGCACAGCGCGGGCACGTACCGCATCACCGACGGCCGCGGCGGTGCCGGGGCGGGCCAGCAGCGCTTTGCGCCGCTGAACAGCTGGCCAGACAACGCCAACCTCGACAAGGCGCGCCGGCTGCTGTGGCCGATCAAGCAGAAATATGGCCGCAAGATCTCGTGGGCCGACCTGATGATTCTCGCCGGCAACGTCGCGCTGGAATCGATGGACTTCAAGACGTTTGGCTTCGCCGGCGGGCGCGTCGACGTCTGGGAGCCGGAAGAGCTGTTCTGGGGCCCCGAAGGCACCTGGCTCGGCGACGAGCGCTACAGCGGCGAGCGCCAGCTGGCCGAGCCGCTCGGCGCGGTGCAGATGGGCCTGATCTATGTCAACCCCGAAGGCCCGAACGGCAACCCGGACCCGCTCGCGGCGGCGAAAGACATCCGCGAGACCTTCCTCCGCATGGCGATGAACGACGAAGAGACCGTGGCCCTGATCGCCGGCGGCCACACCTTCGGCAAGACCCATGGCGCCGGCGATCCGTCGTTGGTCGGACCTGACCCGGAAAGCGGCGCGATCGAGGACCAGGGCCTCGGCTGGAAGAGCAAGCACGGCACCGGCATGGGCGCCCACGCCATCACGGGCGGTCCGGAGGTCACCTGGACCCAGACGCCGACGAAGTGGAGCAACTTCTTCTTCAAGAACCTGTTCGAGAACGAATGGGAGCTGACCAAGAGCCCGGCCGGCGCAAAGCAATGGCAGGCGAAGGGCGCGGAAGCCACCATCCCGGACGCGTTCGACACATCGAAGAAGCATGTGCCGACCATGCTGACCACCGACCTGTCGCTGCGCTTCGACCCCGCCTATGAAAAGATCTCGCGGCGCTTCTACGAAAATCCGGACCAGTTCGCCGACGCGTTCGCGCGGGCCTGGTTCAAGCTGACGCACCGCGACATGGGCCCGGTCGCACGCTATCTCGGCCCGCTGGTGCCGAAGGAAACGTTGATCTGGCAGGATCCGATCCCGGCAGTGGATCATGAGCTGATCGGCGAACAGGATATCGAAGCGCTGAAGGCGAAGATTCTCGCCTCAGGCCTGTCGGTGTCCCAGCTCGTCTCGGCGGCATGGGCGTCGGCGTCGACCTTCCGCGGCTCCGACAAGCGCGGCGGCGCAAATGGGGCGCGTATTCGCCTTAGCCCGCAAAAGGACTGGGAGGTCAACCAGCCCGCCGAGCTCAAGACGGTTCTGCAGAAGCTCGAAGCGATCCAGAAGGAGTCCGGCAAGAAGGTTTCGATGGCCGACCTGATCGTTCTTGGCGGCTGCGCGGCCGTCGAGAAAGCCGCCAAGGACGCCGGGCTTGACGTAAAGGTGCCCTTCACGCCGGGACGCGGCGACGCGTCGCAGGATCAGACCGATGTCGAATCGTTTGCCCCGCTCGAACCACGGGCCGACGGCTTCCGCAACTATATCAACAGCAAGAAGCACCAGTTCATGAAGCCTGAGGAGGCGTTGGTGGACCGGGCGCAATTGCTGCGGTTGACCGGGCCCGAGATGACGGTGCTGGTCGGCGGTCTGCGCGTTCTCGGCGCCAATGCCGGTAACTTCAAGCAGGGCGTATTGACGACGCGGCCCGAGACGCTGACGAACGACTTCTTCGTCAACCTGCTCGACATGAGCACGCAATGGCAACCCGCCGGATCCGACGGCACGTATGAGGGGCGCGACCGCAAGACGAATGCGGTCAAGTGGACCGCCACCCGCGTCGACCTGATCTTCGGCTCGCATTCGCAACTGCGTGCGTTTGCGGAAGTCTATGGCTGCGCGGACTCGAAGGAGAAGTTCGCCAGGGATTTCGTCGCGGCTTGGACCAAGGTGATGAACCTCGATCGCTTCGATATCGCTTGA
- a CDS encoding LysR substrate-binding domain-containing protein, whose product MIQMTLRQLRYFDALARHGHFGRAAESCSISQPALSMQIKEMEEALGGVLLERSARQVSLTKFGEEIVQRVREILRSVDELGDFARASRDRLAGRLRIGMIPTIAPYLLPKVIENLARMHPELDIHVRETLTPKLIKEVVEGRLDTAIVALPVSEPSLTEVVCFSENFLLVRPGEDEGTPVPSHETLREMRLLLLEEGHCFRDQALSFCNMQSPPREVLDASSLSTLVQMVGAGIGVTLIPEMAVGVETRSATVSVARFKDPQPSRTIGMVWRKTSPLAGQLQQISEVVCLAAEALREQRKAGSSTRRSRT is encoded by the coding sequence ATGATCCAGATGACGCTCAGACAGCTCCGCTACTTCGATGCGCTGGCGCGTCACGGCCATTTCGGGCGCGCCGCGGAGTCGTGCTCGATCTCGCAGCCGGCGCTGTCGATGCAGATCAAGGAAATGGAGGAAGCGCTCGGCGGCGTGCTGCTGGAACGCAGCGCGCGGCAGGTTTCGCTGACGAAGTTCGGCGAAGAGATCGTGCAGCGCGTCCGCGAGATCCTGCGCTCGGTCGACGAACTCGGCGATTTCGCGCGCGCCTCGCGCGACCGGCTCGCCGGTCGCCTGCGCATCGGCATGATCCCGACCATCGCGCCCTATCTGTTGCCGAAGGTGATCGAAAATCTCGCGCGCATGCACCCCGAGCTCGACATCCACGTCCGCGAGACGCTGACGCCAAAACTGATCAAGGAAGTCGTAGAGGGGCGGCTCGACACCGCGATCGTGGCGCTGCCGGTTTCCGAACCTTCGCTGACCGAGGTCGTGTGTTTTTCGGAAAACTTCCTGCTGGTGCGGCCGGGAGAGGACGAAGGGACGCCGGTGCCGAGCCACGAGACGCTGCGCGAGATGCGGCTGCTGCTGCTCGAAGAGGGACATTGTTTCCGCGACCAGGCGCTGTCGTTCTGCAACATGCAGTCGCCGCCGCGGGAAGTACTGGACGCAAGCTCGCTGTCGACGCTGGTGCAAATGGTCGGCGCGGGCATCGGCGTCACGTTGATTCCGGAAATGGCGGTCGGGGTGGAAACGCGCTCGGCCACCGTCTCCGTCGCGCGCTTCAAGGATCCGCAGCCGTCGCGCACCATCGGCATGGTCTGGCGCAAGACCAGCCCGCTCGCCGGGCAGTTGCAGCAGATATCCGAGGTGGTATGCCTCGCCGCGGAGGCGTTGCGCGAACAACGCAAGGCGGGATCGTCAACACGCCGATCGCGGACCTAA
- a CDS encoding GNAT family N-acetyltransferase, with protein sequence MPHPIIRPARPEEYDEVARVWMNSWASVGLEEASDSLLDKLRARVPMEIERGWSLYVAADDGKLAAMLAMHVPDCYLDQLFVAPEYQGNSLGRRLLAFTRLQLPDEIWLRCVRENEKAWRWYEREGFVFEKEQVEPMMGRVMKYYRWKNSIAAAQ encoded by the coding sequence ATGCCGCATCCCATCATTCGTCCCGCCCGACCAGAGGAATATGACGAGGTCGCCCGCGTTTGGATGAACAGCTGGGCATCGGTCGGGCTCGAAGAAGCCAGCGACTCGCTATTGGATAAACTGCGCGCGCGGGTGCCGATGGAGATCGAGAGGGGCTGGAGCCTTTACGTCGCCGCCGACGACGGCAAGCTGGCAGCGATGCTCGCGATGCATGTACCCGACTGCTATCTCGACCAACTCTTCGTAGCGCCGGAATACCAGGGCAACAGCCTTGGGCGAAGGCTGCTCGCCTTCACGAGGCTGCAATTGCCGGACGAAATCTGGCTGCGCTGCGTGCGCGAGAACGAGAAGGCCTGGCGCTGGTACGAGCGCGAAGGCTTCGTGTTCGAGAAAGAGCAGGTCGAGCCGATGATGGGTCGCGTGATGAAATATTATCGCTGGAAGAATTCGATAGCGGCCGCACAATGA